The following are encoded together in the Zingiber officinale cultivar Zhangliang chromosome 8A, Zo_v1.1, whole genome shotgun sequence genome:
- the LOC122007806 gene encoding transcription factor DIVARICATA-like, translating into MMARFLPPSIQCFPRSSWLLGEKRNWGGAVTGNWTREENKLFENALAEFDRDTPDRWEKVAAYIPGKTARDVESHYRNLLEDVSKIEAGRFPCPGYDPSSFSREWDDNCGFEAMTQPFCIGRKRSGASCASDQERKKGIPWTEEEHKRFLLGLRKYGKGDWRNISRNFVITRNPTQVASHAQKYFIRLNSGGKDKRRSSIHDITTANLPDNRPSSPSQLPFLSTQFISVPSSYSSIQGLNQPDGATGILSSLMKGRQFMQTHHGAATLREVRSSCI; encoded by the exons ATGATGGCGAGATTTCTTCCTCCTTCGATACAGTGCTTCCCCAGATCAAGTTGGCTCCTTGGAGAGAAAAGGAACTGGGGCGGGGCCGTGACTGGAAACTGGACGCGGGAGGAGAACAAGCTCTTTGAGAATGCTCTGGCCGAGTTCGACAGAGACACCCCTGACCGCTGGGAGAAGGTGGCGGCGTATATCCCGGGCAAGACCGCCAGGGACGTGGAAAGTCATTACCGTAATTTGTTGGAGGATGTGAGCAAGATAGAAGCTGGACGGTTTCCGTGTCCTGGATATGACCCTTCTTCATTTTCTCGGGAATGGGATGACAATTGCGGCTTTGAAGCTATGACACAACCTTTCTGCATCGGTAGGAAGAGGTCAGGGGCGTCGTGTGCATCAgatcaagaaagaaaaaaaggaatCCCCTGGACTGAGGAAGAGCACAA GCGATTCCTACTTGGACTTAGAAAATACGGTAAAGGGGATTGGAGAAATATCTCTAGGAATTTTGTGATTACTAGGAACCCTACTCAAGTTGCTAGTCATGCCCAGAAATACTTCATCAGACTAAATTCAGGTGGCAAAGATAAGAGAAGATCCAGCATACATGACATTACTACTGCCAATTTGCCAGATAACAGGCCTTCTTCTCCATCTCAACTACCCTTTCTCAGCACCCAGTTTATCTCAGTGCCGAGCTCCTACTCATCTATCCAAGGTTTGAATCAGCCTGATGGAGCAACTGGTATTCTAAGTTCGTTAATGAAAGGGAGACAGTTCATGCAAACACATCATGGAGCAGCAACCTTACGAGAAGTCAGAAGCTCATGCATCTAG
- the LOC122007808 gene encoding protein ALP1-like: MGPVRGSRRRKRADKSAAAAAGVQGSGDWWVDFSARIAGHLSIPEEPINFESIFKVSRKTFDYICSLVRDELMAKVSHLAFSDGKILSVEDQVAVALRRLNSGESLLNIGVSFGINHSTVSQVTWRFVEAMEERGIQHLKWPNCHEIEISKYKFHTLWGLPNCCGAIDTTHIMMCLPSVDTSSKVWIDHERKHSMILQAIIDPDMRFRDIVTGWPGSMNEPPVLCSSGFFKMCEKGTRLNGEQVKLGNGVEVREYIIGDSGFPLLPWLITPYQGKDLSNAEIEFNKIHFAARGVAQRALARLKDTWRIIQGEMWRPDKHRLPRIILVCCLLHNIVIDIENEVRDEMPLLQEHDTSYKQQFCDTTDNEGIILRDKLAEYLSG; encoded by the coding sequence GGCACTTGTCCATACCAGAAGAACCAATAAACTTTGAGTCAATTTTCAAGGTATCAAGGAAGACGTTCGACTACATATGCTCATTGGTCAGGGATGAGCTCATGGCAAAAGTATCACATTTAGCTTTTTCAGATGGAAAAATATTATCTGTGGAAGATCAAGTTGCCGTCGCTTTGAGAAGATTAAACTCTGGGGAGTCTCTATTAAATATCGGAGTATCGTTTGGGATAAATCACTCAACTGTTTCCCAGGTGACATGGCGGTTTGTGGAAGCCATGGAAGAGAGAGGGATCCAACATCTCAAATGGCCCAACTGCCATGAAATAGAAATTAGTAAGTACAAGTTTCACACACTTTGGGGTTTGCCAAACTGTTGCGGGGCCATTGACACCACCCATATCATGATGTGTCTTCCGTCGGTGGACACTTCTAGCAAAGTATGGATCGATCATGAACGGAAACACAGTATGATATTGCAGGCCATCATTGATCCTGATATGAGATTCCGAGACATAGTCACTGGTTGGCCTGGGAGCATGAATGAACCGCCAGTGTTATGCAGTTCAGGCTTTTTCAAAATGTGCGAGAAAGGTACAAGACTGAATGGTGAGCAAGTGAAGCTTGGCAATGGCGTAGAAGTGAGGGAGTACATAATTGGAGACTCAGGATTTCCCCTTCTTCCTTGGCTTATAACTCCGTACCAGGGCAAGGATCTTTCAAATGCTGAAATTGAATTCAATAAAATACATTTCGCAGCCAGGGGGGTGGCACAAAGGGCATTGGCAAGGCTGAAAGATACGTGGAGGATCATTCAGGGTGAGATGTGGAGACCCGATAAGCATCGACTGCCAAGAATAATCCTCGTTTGCTGCTTGCTGCATAACATTGTCATCGACATAGAAAATGAGGTGAGGGATGAGATGCCCTTGTTACAAGAACATGATACAAGTTACAAGCAACAATTTTGCGACACAACTGACAATGAAGGCATCATACTAAGAGACAAACTGGCTGAGTATCTTTCTGGTTGA